A genomic region of Methylobacterium durans contains the following coding sequences:
- a CDS encoding cupin domain-containing protein, translating to MATSARAASFGNPDEPPQGTINITRPADLTIPGPHSDAISGQFPTSLSPPATDVGSLPQFWASFNNAQRRIQNGGWARQVTQENFPISTTISGVDMRLGAGAIREMHWHQAAEWAYVTYGSCRITVLDPQGRASVADVKAGDLWYFPAGYPHSLQGLGPDGTQFLLCFDDGKQSEYSTLLVNEWFAHTPPDVLALNFGVPAETFKNIPLHDLYIFPSDLPQSLAADQKQVENPLGPPPNPFVFTLADGPATKQTKGGKVQIADSTNFKVATTIAAALVTVHPSGMREMHWHPNADEWQYYIKGTAQMGVFQTGPNAVTTNFNPGDVGYIKRNLGHYIKNVGSDDLVFLEVFRAPEYQDVALSDWLTHTPTQMVTAHLNVPADTIAKFTKASVGVVPV from the coding sequence ATGGCCACCTCGGCCCGGGCCGCGAGCTTTGGCAACCCTGATGAGCCGCCTCAGGGAACGATCAACATCACCAGACCCGCCGACCTCACCATCCCAGGTCCGCACAGCGACGCGATTTCAGGGCAGTTTCCGACCTCTCTCAGTCCGCCCGCTACTGACGTCGGCTCGCTGCCGCAGTTTTGGGCCTCGTTCAACAACGCGCAGCGACGCATCCAAAACGGCGGCTGGGCGCGCCAGGTCACGCAGGAGAACTTCCCGATCTCCACGACGATCTCTGGGGTCGACATGCGCCTCGGAGCTGGCGCGATCCGCGAGATGCACTGGCATCAGGCTGCCGAATGGGCCTACGTGACTTATGGCTCCTGCCGCATCACCGTCCTTGATCCGCAAGGCCGCGCGTCCGTAGCCGACGTGAAGGCAGGTGACCTCTGGTACTTCCCGGCCGGCTACCCGCATTCCCTTCAGGGCCTCGGCCCGGACGGCACGCAGTTCCTGCTCTGCTTCGACGACGGTAAGCAGTCCGAGTACAGCACGCTGCTGGTCAACGAGTGGTTCGCCCACACGCCGCCTGACGTGCTCGCGCTCAACTTCGGCGTGCCGGCCGAAACGTTCAAGAACATCCCATTGCACGACCTCTACATCTTCCCAAGCGATCTGCCGCAGTCGCTCGCGGCCGACCAGAAGCAGGTCGAGAACCCGCTCGGGCCGCCGCCCAACCCGTTCGTCTTCACGCTCGCCGATGGCCCCGCGACCAAGCAGACCAAGGGCGGCAAGGTCCAGATCGCCGACAGTACCAACTTCAAGGTAGCGACCACGATAGCGGCTGCGCTCGTGACCGTTCATCCCAGCGGCATGCGCGAGATGCACTGGCACCCGAACGCCGACGAATGGCAGTACTACATCAAGGGCACGGCGCAGATGGGCGTTTTCCAGACCGGCCCGAACGCGGTGACTACAAATTTCAACCCGGGCGACGTCGGTTATATCAAGCGCAATCTCGGCCACTACATCAAGAACGTCGGCAGCGACGACCTCGTCTTCCTAGAAGTGTTCCGCGCGCCTGAATATCAGGACGTAGCGCTATCAGACTGGCTCACGCACACGCCCACCCAGATGGTTACGGCCCATCTCAACGTGCCGGCTGATACGATCGCCAAGTTCACGAAGGCCAGCGTGGGAGTCGTGCCGGTTTGA
- a CDS encoding cold-shock protein: MSTGTVKWFNETKGYGFIQPDDGGKDVFVHISAVERAGLRTLAEGQTVSYDVEADRRSGKESAANLKAG, translated from the coding sequence ATGAGTACCGGCACTGTGAAGTGGTTCAACGAGACCAAGGGCTACGGCTTCATCCAGCCAGATGACGGCGGCAAGGACGTGTTCGTCCATATCTCGGCGGTCGAGCGCGCGGGTCTGCGCACCCTCGCTGAGGGCCAGACGGTCTCCTATGACGTGGAGGCTGACCGGCGGTCGGGAAAGGAGAGCGCGGCGAACCTGAAGGCCGGGTAA
- a CDS encoding CDP-diacylglycerol diphosphatase, which translates to MRFALVIAFLLTIVSVPVPAEPARQVLWIALQTCILAKKATGRTFPCLAVDLGSADRSGTAVLRAPGQPTHTVVMPTERVVGLEAPELQHASGIAYWRAALAARHFVTDALKGAIPSEDVGLAVNSEGGRSQDQLHIHLDCVKSSVRAALRVYAPSIHESWAPMPIALQGSRFFAMRFKAADVESFNPFAALARLPGRRPNLLQTSFGAISTPADDPERGFSLLAYRAPNANAEMLLDHSCSTVAKAAAR; encoded by the coding sequence ATGCGCTTCGCTTTAGTGATCGCATTCCTTCTCACGATCGTATCGGTCCCTGTCCCCGCCGAGCCGGCTCGTCAGGTGCTCTGGATCGCCCTGCAGACCTGCATCCTTGCTAAGAAAGCCACCGGCCGCACATTTCCTTGCCTTGCAGTCGACCTCGGCAGCGCAGATCGGTCAGGCACGGCTGTTCTGAGAGCACCAGGGCAGCCGACCCATACCGTCGTGATGCCGACCGAGCGCGTCGTGGGGCTTGAGGCGCCTGAGTTGCAGCATGCGAGCGGCATTGCCTACTGGCGCGCTGCGCTGGCGGCCCGGCACTTCGTCACCGATGCCCTGAAAGGTGCGATACCATCCGAGGATGTGGGCCTAGCAGTGAACTCGGAGGGCGGCCGCAGCCAAGATCAGCTGCACATCCACCTCGACTGCGTGAAATCAAGCGTCCGGGCAGCGCTGCGAGTTTACGCGCCCAGCATACACGAGAGCTGGGCTCCGATGCCGATTGCTCTTCAAGGCAGCCGCTTCTTCGCGATGCGGTTCAAGGCAGCTGACGTTGAGAGCTTCAACCCATTTGCTGCACTCGCGCGCCTGCCGGGCCGGCGGCCTAATCTGCTTCAAACCAGCTTCGGGGCGATCAGCACGCCTGCCGATGACCCGGAGAGGGGCTTCTCCCTGTTGGCCTATCGGGCCCCGAACGCCAATGCTGAGATGCTGCTGGACCATTCATGCTCGACCGTCGCTAAGGCTGCCGCCCGTTGA
- a CDS encoding MucR family transcriptional regulator — MTEETQGQSPNFVELAADIVSAYVSNNSLPIAELPALLAGVHTALNGLTSGASQVAEEVVEKATPAQVRKSITPDLLISFIDGKPYKTLKRHLSTHGLDPHTYRQRYGLPSDYPIVAASYAAQRSELAKAIGLGRPGARATEEEAAEAPKGRGRRKAA, encoded by the coding sequence GTGACAGAAGAAACGCAGGGGCAGAGCCCCAACTTCGTTGAACTCGCAGCCGACATCGTCTCGGCCTACGTGTCCAACAACTCTCTGCCGATCGCCGAACTGCCGGCTCTGCTCGCTGGCGTGCACACGGCACTGAACGGCCTCACGAGCGGCGCGTCGCAGGTCGCTGAGGAAGTGGTCGAGAAGGCGACGCCGGCGCAGGTTCGCAAGTCGATCACGCCGGACTTGCTGATCTCGTTCATCGACGGCAAGCCTTACAAGACGCTCAAGCGCCACCTCTCGACGCACGGGCTCGATCCGCACACCTACCGCCAGCGCTACGGCCTGCCGAGCGACTACCCGATTGTCGCGGCCAGCTACGCCGCGCAGCGTTCCGAACTCGCCAAGGCGATTGGCCTCGGTCGCCCGGGCGCTCGCGCTACCGAGGAAGAGGCTGCGGAAGCTCCGAAGGGCCGCGGGCGTCGCAAGGCCGCCTGA